In Streptomyces violaceusniger Tu 4113, one DNA window encodes the following:
- a CDS encoding multicopper oxidase family protein, which yields MTLLALATALSSCSAPSPKPAVRREVAPGARLKDPPELVSHNGLLRARLVVQRRKVDVAGRKRWALTYNDRYMPPTLRIRPGDKVELDFVNRVRPHTNLHVHGLHVSPKAPADNVLIHIGAGKTYHYRYRFPQALKPGTYWYHSHAHPISAPQVAGGLAGIIVVDGLQQYLPSALRHITEHTIALKDFQVQGDAVKTEGLKIGAPTHRTVNGQLNPTIHIRPGEVQLWRLANISANIYYKLRLRGYRFRVIGRDGFPVDRTFTRDTLLLAAATRFDVLVTGGRPGRTVLETLPYSTGPAGNQFPRAKLATLVSSGKPVARVAMPTTFAPPEDLSHLPLARRRTVVFSENKAGTKFYINGKQFDPHRVDLRSKLNTTEEWTVVNTSNEEHSFHTHTNHFQLMSINGVPHHGHSLQDIANVPAKGKLVIRIRFTNYTGKTVLHCHILNHEDEGMMAILDIVK from the coding sequence GTGACGCTTCTCGCCCTGGCCACGGCGCTGTCCAGCTGTTCCGCACCGTCCCCGAAACCGGCGGTACGGCGAGAGGTGGCACCGGGCGCCCGGCTGAAGGATCCGCCGGAGCTGGTGAGCCACAACGGGCTGCTGCGGGCACGGCTCGTCGTACAGCGGCGCAAGGTCGACGTGGCCGGCCGCAAGCGGTGGGCCCTCACCTACAACGACCGCTATATGCCCCCTACGCTGCGGATCCGCCCAGGTGACAAGGTGGAGCTGGACTTTGTCAACCGGGTGCGCCCCCACACCAACCTCCATGTGCACGGGCTGCATGTGTCACCCAAGGCCCCCGCCGACAACGTCCTGATCCATATCGGCGCGGGCAAGACGTACCACTACCGATACCGGTTCCCCCAGGCCCTCAAGCCCGGCACCTACTGGTACCACTCGCACGCCCATCCCATCTCGGCTCCCCAGGTCGCCGGGGGACTGGCGGGCATCATCGTGGTCGACGGGCTGCAACAGTACTTGCCGTCGGCCCTGCGCCACATCACCGAGCACACCATCGCGCTCAAGGACTTCCAGGTGCAGGGTGACGCGGTCAAAACCGAGGGACTGAAGATCGGCGCCCCCACCCACCGGACCGTCAACGGCCAGCTCAACCCCACCATCCACATCCGGCCCGGCGAGGTCCAGCTGTGGCGGCTGGCCAATATCAGCGCGAACATCTACTACAAGCTGCGCCTGCGGGGGTATCGGTTCAGGGTGATCGGACGGGACGGATTCCCCGTCGACCGCACCTTCACCAGGGACACCCTCCTTCTGGCGGCCGCCACCCGCTTCGACGTACTGGTCACCGGTGGCCGGCCCGGGCGCACCGTGCTGGAAACGCTTCCGTACAGCACCGGCCCGGCCGGCAATCAGTTCCCCCGGGCGAAGCTGGCCACCCTGGTCTCCTCGGGGAAACCGGTGGCGCGGGTGGCCATGCCCACCACCTTCGCTCCGCCGGAGGACCTGAGCCACCTCCCGCTCGCACGCCGGCGCACCGTGGTGTTCTCCGAGAACAAGGCGGGGACCAAGTTCTACATCAACGGCAAGCAGTTCGACCCGCACCGGGTGGACCTCAGATCGAAGCTGAACACCACCGAGGAGTGGACCGTCGTCAACACCAGCAACGAGGAGCACTCCTTCCACACCCACACCAACCACTTCCAGTTGATGAGCATCAACGGCGTGCCCCACCATGGCCACAGCCTCCAGGACATCGCCAACGTTCCGGCCAAGGGCAAGCTCGTCATCCGGATCCGCTTCACCAACTACACGGGGAAGACCGTTCTGCACTGCCACATCCTCAACCACGAAGACGAGGGCATGATGGCCATCCTGGACATCGTCAAGTGA
- the dcd gene encoding dCTP deaminase: MLLSDKDIRAEIDAGRVRIDPYDPAMVQPSSIDVRLDRFFRVFENHRYPHIDPAVEQPDLTRLVEPEGEDAFILHPGEFVLASTYEVVSLPDDLASRLEGKSSLGRLGLLTHSTAGFIDPGFSGHVTLELSNVATLPIKLWPGMKIGQLCMFRLTSPAEHPYGSAHYGSRYQGQRGPTPSRSFQRFHRTKV; this comes from the coding sequence GTGCTTCTCTCAGACAAGGACATCCGGGCCGAGATCGACGCCGGACGGGTGCGGATTGATCCGTACGACCCGGCGATGGTGCAGCCGTCGAGTATCGATGTACGGCTGGACCGGTTCTTCCGGGTGTTCGAGAACCACCGCTATCCCCATATCGACCCGGCGGTGGAGCAGCCCGATCTGACGCGGCTCGTGGAGCCCGAGGGCGAGGACGCGTTCATCCTGCATCCCGGGGAGTTCGTGCTCGCCTCGACGTACGAGGTCGTATCGCTGCCCGATGACCTCGCCTCGCGGCTCGAGGGGAAGTCGAGTCTGGGGCGGCTGGGGCTGCTGACGCACTCCACGGCGGGCTTCATCGACCCGGGGTTCTCCGGGCATGTCACGCTCGAGCTGTCGAATGTCGCGACGCTGCCGATCAAGCTGTGGCCGGGGATGAAGATCGGGCAGCTGTGCATGTTCCGGCTGACCTCGCCCGCCGAGCATCCTTACGGCTCCGCTCATTACGGCTCCCGCTATCAGGGGCAGCGCGGGCCGACGCCCTCGCGGTCGTTCCAGCGGTTCCACCGGACGAAGGTATGA
- a CDS encoding phosphoribosyltransferase, whose translation MSGMGEQRENLTYERFGVAVRELAEKIAEDGYEPDIVLSIARGGVFVAGGLAYALDCKNIHLVNVEFYTGVGTTLDMPVMLAPMPNAIDFSDKKVLIADDVADTGKTLKLVRDFCLGSVAEVRSAVIYEKPQSLVKCEYIWKRTDQWINFPWSVLPPCRKSGTPITPSREAL comes from the coding sequence ATGAGCGGTATGGGTGAGCAGCGCGAGAACCTTACGTACGAGCGGTTCGGGGTCGCGGTCCGCGAACTGGCGGAGAAGATCGCCGAGGATGGGTACGAGCCCGACATCGTGCTCTCCATAGCCCGTGGCGGGGTCTTCGTGGCCGGTGGGCTGGCGTACGCGCTCGACTGCAAGAACATCCACCTGGTGAACGTGGAGTTCTACACGGGCGTGGGGACCACCCTCGACATGCCCGTGATGCTCGCGCCCATGCCCAACGCGATCGACTTCTCCGACAAGAAGGTGCTGATCGCCGATGACGTGGCGGACACCGGCAAGACGCTGAAGCTGGTCCGTGACTTCTGCCTCGGCTCGGTCGCCGAGGTGCGCAGCGCGGTGATCTACGAGAAGCCCCAGTCGCTGGTGAAGTGCGAGTACATCTGGAAGCGCACCGATCAGTGGATCAACTTCCCGTGGTCTGTCTTGCCTCCATGTCGTAAGTCTGGCACACCGATTACTCCGTCGCGCGAGGCTCTGTAA